Proteins encoded by one window of Puntigrus tetrazona isolate hp1 chromosome 17, ASM1883169v1, whole genome shotgun sequence:
- the nhsl1a gene encoding NHS-like protein 1 isoform X5 yields MFCLRAVSSLDEESKWSVHYTAPWHQQENVFLPGSRPACVEDLHRQAKVNLKTVLRECDKLRKDGFRSSQYYSQNPAFSSTSLCENVHLDEEKTEKKKKRFKVLDCLSQSCLSLCCHLRSWKKASESPNEEEKLVYSMPPQTPLLEHNMDIQRSWTNCLPLPTPEEKMRIQAQSVATDVIPINITGENFDRQASFRRSAANTDTIIRRPKRVQRRKTITGVPDNIQTELANKEQDDRIHSMCMADQYSTLSRVGSVNSTLRRLDTRDTSCQTEEVKIVPPSVRRIRAQRGHGIAAQMASVSSSSSISTMSDCNSISYTQLNDSDQSFHSLPRQGSHISHQHCEPKYTSSPYRTNSGSTSSLSYQFDMQHGSLSSLHMLSDSRSSTINSPKLAENPNYQGSDQNNIPSMFTLSGALQNSILYGHKRTEDNHMQSPHSSAQFLSTADASLSTVSSCYESTTSLSTGIHTESESQCSTLDGRNCGSHNCVRRDSNFSESSNQSCSTLTTDQWTYEVSPKDNVTSSCSSPVSHIYNSEEHSPNKTDSSSLFSVDNEGYYTSMRLDSGLKSHSHGSINKAGDARHSLYECKDHHSQGDRASLHSNRSLTRSISLRKAKKPPLPPARTDSLRRKPHRKPHHNGSVLSEQLISSLQQSLELNLNTSSEQAPCSGFEDPWVLRPRSQSTISAASSGMSAPAAVCPVTPTHSDSSSQRSDYAESWDFYMDYQGPRSDQGLSSQITRSSSAEENQENMVNAPYNIGFPSSHCNISGIQSKLASSPDKVHRLTSPSSGYSSQSNTPTAGTPVTSLIRAKSPAGRPKPKVPERKSSLRSSVSSSSTSLSSNTSDSIRNIPLPPPLPDMIITSCESPRPASCSPVAATVDSTPPLLFLPDLSPDLEERHNSLSDSSTTSEKFDTIDFPPSPPKVSESLSRNERTNSPPPPSFLPPKASLCILSPPPPPPPPILETSLQTAAILSCHRSKKAVEIEKALNTNHIGEQEKTQRPVITAQALQMVQLKPVKLKKIEDIFTAVSFDGFDDQEHNHSETNSGISLESETTDQTVTGICDSQSENATFEHEYLVNKLLQDFPEASVGSLPLSSAEDVSNTVHNVSGHISETSTVLSSLLQYTNSSASSKSSQLKQKPPISPKKPNLSLIIPPIMRLPVSNGIKLQQVHEAQEILESGQLNATFSTNAVNLQKIPLDFEVEEESDSDSSTPVKSRLSLSSELSLSSLQDLQLSDLILNEHDLGLSDKDFGLCDDKSTSDDGSSSSGSISFKEDEHEENGAAFDLSAESINTNGEAVGEMVTPVRPRTTEDLFAAIHRSKRKVLGRGDSEEDRCRNFLPSPPVTPTGSCPSLNSLPRQTGSIQRNLRRSSTSNDSFKALLLKKGSRSETSFRMSATEILKCTDPRFQRANSEQSDALCTSPTSSRRAHEEWARTEGALPRLTAGLSTLKYGRSRTPPSAASSRYNSRSRIPSGPMTAICEKEGEMAESTDCCISAENHFALPISSCAQGST; encoded by the exons ATGTTCTGCCTGAGAG CGGTGTCCAGTCTAGATGAGGAGAGCAAGTGGTCGGTGCACTACACAGCCCCCTGGCACCAACAAGAGAATGTCTTCCTGCCAGGATCCAGGCCGGCCTGCGTCGAGGACCTTCACCGTCAGGCCAAAGTCAACCTGAAAACAGTCCTCAGAG AGTGTGACAAGCTCAGGAAAGATGGATTCCGCAGTTCCCAGTACTACTCCCAAAACCCTGCCTTCTCTTCAACCAGTCTTTGTGAAAACGTGCACCTGGATGAGGAGAagacagagaagaaaaagaag CGGTTTAAAGTCCTAGACTGCCTATCGCAGTCAtgcctctctctctgctgtcaTTTGAGATCTTGGAAAAAG GCTTCGGAGTCACCTAATGAAGAGGAGAAGCTTGTGTACTCGATGCCGCCTCAGACCCCTCTGCTGGAACATAACATGGACATCCAGAGAAGCTGGACCAACTGTTTACCTTTGCCCACTCCTGAGGAGAAGATGAGAATACAGGCCCAGTCGGTGGCCACTGATGTCATTCCCATCAACATTACAG GTGAGAACTTTGACCGTCAGGCCAGTTTCCGTCGCTCTGCAGCAAACACTGATACCATAATACGAAGACCCAAGAGGGTGCAAAGAAGAAAGACAATAACAGGAGTTCCTGACAACATCCAGACTGAACTAG CAAATAAAGAACAAGATGACAGAATTCACTCAATGTGTATGGCAGATCAGTACTCCACCCTcagtcgagtgggaagcgtaaACTCCACCCTGAGACGCTTAGACACCCGTGATACCAGTTGCCAAACAGAAGAGGTGAAGATTGTTCCTCCCTCAGTACGCCGAATCAGAGCACAGAGAGGCCATGGAATTGCCGCCCAAATGGCCAGTGTCTCCTCCTCAAGCAGCATTTCCACCATGAGTGACTGTAATAGTATTAGTTACACTCAGCTTAATGACAGTGATCAGAGCTTTCACAGTTTGCCACGCCAAGGTTCTCACATCTCGCATCAACACTGTGAACCAAAGTACACCAGCTCCCCCTACAGGACAAATTCTGGCTCTACAAGCTCCTTGTCCTACCAGTTTGACATGCAGCACGGTTCTTTATCGTCACTGCATATGCTCTCCGATTCCAGAAGCAGTACAATAAACAGCCCCAAACTTGCTGAAAATCCAAATTACCAGGGCTCTGATCAAAATAACATCCCAAGCATGTTTACTCTCAGTGGTGCACTACAGAACTCCATTCTTTACGGACACAAAAGAACAGAGGATAACCACATGCAATCACCTCATTCTTCAGCCCAGTTTCTTAGTACTGCTGATGCCTCATTGTCGACTGTCTCTTCCTGCTATGAATCCACAACCTCCCTCAGTACAGGAATCCATACAGAATCTGAGTCCCAGTGCAGCACACTTGATGGCAGAAACTGTGGCAGTCATAACTGTGTCCGCAGGGATTCCAACTTCTCGGAGAGCAGCAATCAAAGCTGCAGCACTCTAACAACTGACCAGTGGACGTATGAAGTTTCTCCAAAGGACAATGTCACCTCAAGCTGCTCCTCACCTGTCAGCCATATATACAACAGCGAGGAACATTCTCCCAACAAGACGGACTCAAGCTCATTGTTCTCTGTTGACAATGAAGGCTACTACACCTCCATGCGCCTGGACTCTGGTTTGAAGTCGCACAGTCATGGCTCCATCAATAAAGCGGGAGATGCAAGGCACAGTTTGTATGAGTGCAAGGACCACCACAGTCAAGGGGATCGTGCAAGTCTGCACAGCAACCGTTCCCTGACTCGCAGCATTTCTCTGCGGAAAGCCAAGAAGCCCCCGCTCCCTCCAGCAAGGACTGATTCCTTAAGGCGCAAACCTCATAGGAAGCCTCACCACAATGGTTCTGTCCTTAGTGAGCAATTGATCTCCAGTCTCCAGCAGTCCTTAGAGCTAAACCTAAACACTTCCTCTGAACAGGCACCCTGCAGTGGGTTTGAAGACCCTTGGGTACTCCGACCCAGAAGCCAGAGCACCATAAGCGCAGCCAGTAGTGGGATGTCTGCACCAGCTGCTGTTTGTCCGGTCACACCCACACACAGTGATAGCAGCAGTCAGCGCTCAGACTACGCAGAGTCCTGGGACTTCTACATGGACTACCAAGGTCCACGGTCTGACCAGGGTCTTTCCTCGCAAATCACAAGATCTTCAAGTGCTGAGGAGAATCAGGAAAACATGGTCAATGCACCCTATAACATCGGATTCCCATCGTCCCACTGCAACATTAGTGGGATTCAGTCAAAATTGGCCTCATCGCCAGACAAGGTTCATCGTCTGACGTCACCATCGAGTGGTTATTCAAGTCAGTCCAACACTCCGACTGCTGGCACCCCAGTTACCTCTCTAATAAGAGCAAAATCTCCTGCGGGGAGGCCAAAACCAAAAGTGCCTGAAAGAAAGTCCTCCCTGCGATCTTCTGTGTCTTCCTCCTCTACATCCTTGTCATCGAACACCTCAGATTCAATCAGAAACATACCGCTACCTCCACCTCTACCTGACATGATCATTACATCATGTGAATCACCCAGGCCCGCTTCTTGCTCTCCAGTAGCAGCTACGGTAGACTCAACCCCACCTCTTCTTTTTCTACCTGACTTATCCCCTGACTTGGAGGAGAGACATAATTCACTTTCAGATTCATCTACAACATCTGAAAAGTTTGACACGATTGATTTCCCCCCTTCCCCACCAAAGGTTTCTGAATCTCTGTcaagaaatgaaagaacaaaTAGCCCTCCACCTCCTTCATTTCTTCCTCCCAAAGCTTCACTGTGCATTCTATCTCCTCCGCCTCCCCCTCCTCCACCAATACTTGAGACGAGTCTTCAAACAGCAGCCATTTTAAGTTGTCATAGATCTAAGAAAGCTGTGGAAATTGAAAAAGCACTTAACACCAACCACATTGGAGAGCAAGAGAAGACTCAGAGACCAGTTATCACTGCCCAAGCTCTTCAGATGGTGCAGCTAAAACCTGTCAAGCTTAAGAAAATAGAAGATATTTTTACAGCTGTAAGTTTTGATGGTTTTGATGACCAAGAGCATAACCATTCTGAAACAAACTCAGGAATATCCCTGGAAAGTGAGACTACAGATCAAACAGTGACTGGCATCTGTGACAGTCAGTCAGAAAATGCTACATTTGAACATGAATATTTGGTTAACAAATTACTACAAGATTTCCCTGAGGCATCAGTTGGTTCTTTACCTCTCAGCTCAGCAGAAGATGTCAGTAATACTGTGCATAATGTTTCAGGACACATTTCTGAGACATCTACAGTTTTATCTTCCCTTCTGCAATATACAAACTCCTCAGCTTCTTCTAAAAGTTCTCAGCTGAAACAGAAGCCTCCTATATCACCTAAGAAACCCAATCTTTCCCTTATTATACCACCCATTATGCGCCTACCTGTCTCTAATGGAATCAAGCTTCAACAGGTTCATGAAGCACAAGAAATACTTGAGTCAGGGCAGCTGAATGCCACATTCTCAACAAATgcagttaatttgcaaaaaattcCTTTGGACTTTGAGGTTGAGGAAGAGAGTGACTCAGACTCTTCAACTCCGGTCAAAAGTAGGCTGTCACTGAGCAGTGAATTGTCATTAAGCAGTCTGCAAGACCTGCAACTCTCTGATCTCATTCTTAATGAGCATGACCTCGGCCTGAGTGATAAGGACTTTGGGCTATGTGATGATAAAAGTACATCAGATGATGGTTCAAGCAGCTCTGGATCCATTAGCTTTAAAGAGGACGAACATGAGGAAAATG GTGCCGCGTTTGACTTGAGCGCTGAAAGCATTAACACTAACGGAGAGGCTGTGGGGGAGATGGTGACGCCTGTTCGTCCCCGTACTACAGAGGACCTCTTTGCTGCCATTCATAG GTCAAAGAGGAAGGTCCTGGGCCGTGGCGATTCTGAAGAGGACCGCTGCCGTAATTTCCTCCCTTCCCCACCCGTCACTCCAACAGGCTCTTGCCCCAGCCTAAATTCATTGCCACGTCAGACCGGCTCCATTCAGCGCAACCTGCGGCGCTCATCCACAAGCAATGACAGTTTTAAAGCTCTGCTTCTCAAGAAAGGCAGTCGCTCTGAGACCAGCTTCCGCATGTCAGCCACTGAGATTCTCAAATGCACAGACCCTCGTTTTCAGAGGGCTAATTCAGAGCAATCTGACGCACTGTGCACCTCTCCGACAAGCAGCAGGAGAGCACATGAAGAGTGGGCACGTACGGAGGGAGCCTTGCCCCGTCTTACTGCTGGACTATCAACCCTAAAATATGGGCGTTCGCGCACACCACCTTCTGCAGCCAGCAGCCGGTATAACAGCCGTAGCCGCATTCCCAGTGGGCCGATGACTGCAATCTGTgaaaaagagggagagatgGCCGAGTCTACAGACTGCTGCATTAGCGCTGAGAATCATTTTGCCCTGCCCATATCCTCCTGCGCTCAAGGCAGCACCTAG
- the nhsl1a gene encoding NHS-like protein 1 isoform X4, which produces MVFISTTLKSVIKYFKKKAVSSLDEESKWSVHYTAPWHQQENVFLPGSRPACVEDLHRQAKVNLKTVLRECDKLRKDGFRSSQYYSQNPAFSSTSLCENVHLDEEKTEKKKKRFKVLDCLSQSCLSLCCHLRSWKKASESPNEEEKLVYSMPPQTPLLEHNMDIQRSWTNCLPLPTPEEKMRIQAQSVATDVIPINITGENFDRQASFRRSAANTDTIIRRPKRVQRRKTITGVPDNIQTELANKEQDDRIHSMCMADQYSTLSRVGSVNSTLRRLDTRDTSCQTEEVKIVPPSVRRIRAQRGHGIAAQMASVSSSSSISTMSDCNSISYTQLNDSDQSFHSLPRQGSHISHQHCEPKYTSSPYRTNSGSTSSLSYQFDMQHGSLSSLHMLSDSRSSTINSPKLAENPNYQGSDQNNIPSMFTLSGALQNSILYGHKRTEDNHMQSPHSSAQFLSTADASLSTVSSCYESTTSLSTGIHTESESQCSTLDGRNCGSHNCVRRDSNFSESSNQSCSTLTTDQWTYEVSPKDNVTSSCSSPVSHIYNSEEHSPNKTDSSSLFSVDNEGYYTSMRLDSGLKSHSHGSINKAGDARHSLYECKDHHSQGDRASLHSNRSLTRSISLRKAKKPPLPPARTDSLRRKPHRKPHHNGSVLSEQLISSLQQSLELNLNTSSEQAPCSGFEDPWVLRPRSQSTISAASSGMSAPAAVCPVTPTHSDSSSQRSDYAESWDFYMDYQGPRSDQGLSSQITRSSSAEENQENMVNAPYNIGFPSSHCNISGIQSKLASSPDKVHRLTSPSSGYSSQSNTPTAGTPVTSLIRAKSPAGRPKPKVPERKSSLRSSVSSSSTSLSSNTSDSIRNIPLPPPLPDMIITSCESPRPASCSPVAATVDSTPPLLFLPDLSPDLEERHNSLSDSSTTSEKFDTIDFPPSPPKVSESLSRNERTNSPPPPSFLPPKASLCILSPPPPPPPPILETSLQTAAILSCHRSKKAVEIEKALNTNHIGEQEKTQRPVITAQALQMVQLKPVKLKKIEDIFTAVSFDGFDDQEHNHSETNSGISLESETTDQTVTGICDSQSENATFEHEYLVNKLLQDFPEASVGSLPLSSAEDVSNTVHNVSGHISETSTVLSSLLQYTNSSASSKSSQLKQKPPISPKKPNLSLIIPPIMRLPVSNGIKLQQVHEAQEILESGQLNATFSTNAVNLQKIPLDFEVEEESDSDSSTPVKSRLSLSSELSLSSLQDLQLSDLILNEHDLGLSDKDFGLCDDKSTSDDGSSSSGSISFKEDEHEENGAAFDLSAESINTNGEAVGEMVTPVRPRTTEDLFAAIHRSKRKVLGRGDSEEDRCRNFLPSPPVTPTGSCPSLNSLPRQTGSIQRNLRRSSTSNDSFKALLLKKGSRSETSFRMSATEILKCTDPRFQRANSEQSDALCTSPTSSRRAHEEWARTEGALPRLTAGLSTLKYGRSRTPPSAASSRYNSRSRIPSGPMTAICEKEGEMAESTDCCISAENHFALPISSCAQGST; this is translated from the exons ATGGTGTTCATCTCGACCACTCTTAAATCTGTCATTAAGTACTTCAAAAAGAAGG CGGTGTCCAGTCTAGATGAGGAGAGCAAGTGGTCGGTGCACTACACAGCCCCCTGGCACCAACAAGAGAATGTCTTCCTGCCAGGATCCAGGCCGGCCTGCGTCGAGGACCTTCACCGTCAGGCCAAAGTCAACCTGAAAACAGTCCTCAGAG AGTGTGACAAGCTCAGGAAAGATGGATTCCGCAGTTCCCAGTACTACTCCCAAAACCCTGCCTTCTCTTCAACCAGTCTTTGTGAAAACGTGCACCTGGATGAGGAGAagacagagaagaaaaagaag CGGTTTAAAGTCCTAGACTGCCTATCGCAGTCAtgcctctctctctgctgtcaTTTGAGATCTTGGAAAAAG GCTTCGGAGTCACCTAATGAAGAGGAGAAGCTTGTGTACTCGATGCCGCCTCAGACCCCTCTGCTGGAACATAACATGGACATCCAGAGAAGCTGGACCAACTGTTTACCTTTGCCCACTCCTGAGGAGAAGATGAGAATACAGGCCCAGTCGGTGGCCACTGATGTCATTCCCATCAACATTACAG GTGAGAACTTTGACCGTCAGGCCAGTTTCCGTCGCTCTGCAGCAAACACTGATACCATAATACGAAGACCCAAGAGGGTGCAAAGAAGAAAGACAATAACAGGAGTTCCTGACAACATCCAGACTGAACTAG CAAATAAAGAACAAGATGACAGAATTCACTCAATGTGTATGGCAGATCAGTACTCCACCCTcagtcgagtgggaagcgtaaACTCCACCCTGAGACGCTTAGACACCCGTGATACCAGTTGCCAAACAGAAGAGGTGAAGATTGTTCCTCCCTCAGTACGCCGAATCAGAGCACAGAGAGGCCATGGAATTGCCGCCCAAATGGCCAGTGTCTCCTCCTCAAGCAGCATTTCCACCATGAGTGACTGTAATAGTATTAGTTACACTCAGCTTAATGACAGTGATCAGAGCTTTCACAGTTTGCCACGCCAAGGTTCTCACATCTCGCATCAACACTGTGAACCAAAGTACACCAGCTCCCCCTACAGGACAAATTCTGGCTCTACAAGCTCCTTGTCCTACCAGTTTGACATGCAGCACGGTTCTTTATCGTCACTGCATATGCTCTCCGATTCCAGAAGCAGTACAATAAACAGCCCCAAACTTGCTGAAAATCCAAATTACCAGGGCTCTGATCAAAATAACATCCCAAGCATGTTTACTCTCAGTGGTGCACTACAGAACTCCATTCTTTACGGACACAAAAGAACAGAGGATAACCACATGCAATCACCTCATTCTTCAGCCCAGTTTCTTAGTACTGCTGATGCCTCATTGTCGACTGTCTCTTCCTGCTATGAATCCACAACCTCCCTCAGTACAGGAATCCATACAGAATCTGAGTCCCAGTGCAGCACACTTGATGGCAGAAACTGTGGCAGTCATAACTGTGTCCGCAGGGATTCCAACTTCTCGGAGAGCAGCAATCAAAGCTGCAGCACTCTAACAACTGACCAGTGGACGTATGAAGTTTCTCCAAAGGACAATGTCACCTCAAGCTGCTCCTCACCTGTCAGCCATATATACAACAGCGAGGAACATTCTCCCAACAAGACGGACTCAAGCTCATTGTTCTCTGTTGACAATGAAGGCTACTACACCTCCATGCGCCTGGACTCTGGTTTGAAGTCGCACAGTCATGGCTCCATCAATAAAGCGGGAGATGCAAGGCACAGTTTGTATGAGTGCAAGGACCACCACAGTCAAGGGGATCGTGCAAGTCTGCACAGCAACCGTTCCCTGACTCGCAGCATTTCTCTGCGGAAAGCCAAGAAGCCCCCGCTCCCTCCAGCAAGGACTGATTCCTTAAGGCGCAAACCTCATAGGAAGCCTCACCACAATGGTTCTGTCCTTAGTGAGCAATTGATCTCCAGTCTCCAGCAGTCCTTAGAGCTAAACCTAAACACTTCCTCTGAACAGGCACCCTGCAGTGGGTTTGAAGACCCTTGGGTACTCCGACCCAGAAGCCAGAGCACCATAAGCGCAGCCAGTAGTGGGATGTCTGCACCAGCTGCTGTTTGTCCGGTCACACCCACACACAGTGATAGCAGCAGTCAGCGCTCAGACTACGCAGAGTCCTGGGACTTCTACATGGACTACCAAGGTCCACGGTCTGACCAGGGTCTTTCCTCGCAAATCACAAGATCTTCAAGTGCTGAGGAGAATCAGGAAAACATGGTCAATGCACCCTATAACATCGGATTCCCATCGTCCCACTGCAACATTAGTGGGATTCAGTCAAAATTGGCCTCATCGCCAGACAAGGTTCATCGTCTGACGTCACCATCGAGTGGTTATTCAAGTCAGTCCAACACTCCGACTGCTGGCACCCCAGTTACCTCTCTAATAAGAGCAAAATCTCCTGCGGGGAGGCCAAAACCAAAAGTGCCTGAAAGAAAGTCCTCCCTGCGATCTTCTGTGTCTTCCTCCTCTACATCCTTGTCATCGAACACCTCAGATTCAATCAGAAACATACCGCTACCTCCACCTCTACCTGACATGATCATTACATCATGTGAATCACCCAGGCCCGCTTCTTGCTCTCCAGTAGCAGCTACGGTAGACTCAACCCCACCTCTTCTTTTTCTACCTGACTTATCCCCTGACTTGGAGGAGAGACATAATTCACTTTCAGATTCATCTACAACATCTGAAAAGTTTGACACGATTGATTTCCCCCCTTCCCCACCAAAGGTTTCTGAATCTCTGTcaagaaatgaaagaacaaaTAGCCCTCCACCTCCTTCATTTCTTCCTCCCAAAGCTTCACTGTGCATTCTATCTCCTCCGCCTCCCCCTCCTCCACCAATACTTGAGACGAGTCTTCAAACAGCAGCCATTTTAAGTTGTCATAGATCTAAGAAAGCTGTGGAAATTGAAAAAGCACTTAACACCAACCACATTGGAGAGCAAGAGAAGACTCAGAGACCAGTTATCACTGCCCAAGCTCTTCAGATGGTGCAGCTAAAACCTGTCAAGCTTAAGAAAATAGAAGATATTTTTACAGCTGTAAGTTTTGATGGTTTTGATGACCAAGAGCATAACCATTCTGAAACAAACTCAGGAATATCCCTGGAAAGTGAGACTACAGATCAAACAGTGACTGGCATCTGTGACAGTCAGTCAGAAAATGCTACATTTGAACATGAATATTTGGTTAACAAATTACTACAAGATTTCCCTGAGGCATCAGTTGGTTCTTTACCTCTCAGCTCAGCAGAAGATGTCAGTAATACTGTGCATAATGTTTCAGGACACATTTCTGAGACATCTACAGTTTTATCTTCCCTTCTGCAATATACAAACTCCTCAGCTTCTTCTAAAAGTTCTCAGCTGAAACAGAAGCCTCCTATATCACCTAAGAAACCCAATCTTTCCCTTATTATACCACCCATTATGCGCCTACCTGTCTCTAATGGAATCAAGCTTCAACAGGTTCATGAAGCACAAGAAATACTTGAGTCAGGGCAGCTGAATGCCACATTCTCAACAAATgcagttaatttgcaaaaaattcCTTTGGACTTTGAGGTTGAGGAAGAGAGTGACTCAGACTCTTCAACTCCGGTCAAAAGTAGGCTGTCACTGAGCAGTGAATTGTCATTAAGCAGTCTGCAAGACCTGCAACTCTCTGATCTCATTCTTAATGAGCATGACCTCGGCCTGAGTGATAAGGACTTTGGGCTATGTGATGATAAAAGTACATCAGATGATGGTTCAAGCAGCTCTGGATCCATTAGCTTTAAAGAGGACGAACATGAGGAAAATG GTGCCGCGTTTGACTTGAGCGCTGAAAGCATTAACACTAACGGAGAGGCTGTGGGGGAGATGGTGACGCCTGTTCGTCCCCGTACTACAGAGGACCTCTTTGCTGCCATTCATAG GTCAAAGAGGAAGGTCCTGGGCCGTGGCGATTCTGAAGAGGACCGCTGCCGTAATTTCCTCCCTTCCCCACCCGTCACTCCAACAGGCTCTTGCCCCAGCCTAAATTCATTGCCACGTCAGACCGGCTCCATTCAGCGCAACCTGCGGCGCTCATCCACAAGCAATGACAGTTTTAAAGCTCTGCTTCTCAAGAAAGGCAGTCGCTCTGAGACCAGCTTCCGCATGTCAGCCACTGAGATTCTCAAATGCACAGACCCTCGTTTTCAGAGGGCTAATTCAGAGCAATCTGACGCACTGTGCACCTCTCCGACAAGCAGCAGGAGAGCACATGAAGAGTGGGCACGTACGGAGGGAGCCTTGCCCCGTCTTACTGCTGGACTATCAACCCTAAAATATGGGCGTTCGCGCACACCACCTTCTGCAGCCAGCAGCCGGTATAACAGCCGTAGCCGCATTCCCAGTGGGCCGATGACTGCAATCTGTgaaaaagagggagagatgGCCGAGTCTACAGACTGCTGCATTAGCGCTGAGAATCATTTTGCCCTGCCCATATCCTCCTGCGCTCAAGGCAGCACCTAG